The Aestuariibius sp. HNIBRBA575 nucleotide sequence ATAAACGGGCGCCGCATTCTAGCTTTGACCAAAGTTGATAAGCAGCTCTTTCAGCTCAGGCTCTTGCACCAGATTAGCCGCCTCTGAGGGGCTGAACCATTCACGGTGACGTTGGCTATCTTCTGGAAAAACATCACTCATTTGGGTGACCGCAACGGAATACACCATGGTTTTAACCGGCTGGGTCCAACCGGCTTTCATCCCTTTGTCATAGGTATAAGACCCCAATGCACGCTTTTCTGGATCGCCAGATTTTACACCCGCTTCTTCCCACGCCTCTTGCAGCGCGGTTTCGGTAGATGTCGTACCGGCAATTGGCCAGCCTTTGGGGATGATCCACCGCCCCGTATCCCGGCTGGTGATCAACAAGATTTTGCGTCCAGACTTCTCTGTGCGATAACACAGCGCCGCAAACTGAATACGTTTGGGCCGCTGTAACATCGG carries:
- a CDS encoding NUDIX hydrolase, which encodes MKAVLSDLWTEFVHPMLQRPKRIQFAALCYRTEKSGRKILLITSRDTGRWIIPKGWPIAGTTSTETALQEAWEEAGVKSGDPEKRALGSYTYDKGMKAGWTQPVKTMVYSVAVTQMSDVFPEDSQRHREWFSPSEAANLVQEPELKELLINFGQS